The sequence TACCTCCATATGCATTCTTCAAAAAAGTTGCATCCACAACTATTATTGGTGTGCAGTGATTCCAGCCTTTGATAGAAGATGCTAATGCAAAGAAACAGTATTTGAATCTCCCCTCATCATCTTGTACAAGATCTGTTATTGTTCCtacaaatattacacattatgatATAGTTAATTTATGAAACAGGTACTGTTTTGTTACTAATTGTTTTATTATAAGTTTATTTGTGTACCTGGGTTGCATTTTTGAATCATGTATAGGAAGCCAGGGATTTCATTGTATGAATCATATGGGCTTCCTTTAACGTCGAAAGTAGCTTTTTCTTTTGCTCTCCATGCTTTGTGGTAGGAGATGGAGATACTGTAATCTTCTGCTATGTCTTCAACAATGTCATTTGGTTTGTAGTTTCTTTTGGGGTTTATGATCCTTCGTTTGATGCAATCAGCAATTATGTCACTTGTTGCTTGAGGATGGTCTTCATAAATGATTTCTAGGGAGCATGTATGAGTGTCATTGAGTTTTCTGACCTTAAACATGTCGGTTTTGCCATGTTTTGATGCTAGGAAGTACCATTTGCAGTTACTGTCAACACATATTAGGCTGTAGTCCTTGGATGATGACCTTTTTACCTTGTATTGTTGATTCATTTTTATGGCATAGAGGCTTATGGCGAGTTTCATTGTGTCTTTGTCTTTATAAAGCTGTCCAATTTGTACGCTTTCAACCCTTGGATCAGTAATTATGTTTGATGTGTTCTCCCAGCTTGTGTTGGTTGCTTTTTCAACTTGGTCTGTTATATATTCTGCAATTGTTTGTGCAAGTTGAGCTGTTGTAGGTAACTCTTCTGTTTCTTGTACATACGGTTCAGCATTGCTGTCTATTTGAGTTGAGTGGGGAATGCATGATAATTGTTGGTCTGATAGACTTTGGTTGGGGTCTGAAGACACTGAAAAGTTAATGAGTAATGGGTATGCAGCctcatcatcattttttttccttatttgcTCATAGAATCTGCAGCCACTGTCATCCTTGATCTTCATTGGTGGTATAGTTGGTCGTATTTGAAACTGGATTTCCATACTGATTAGTGTCTTGTTGTTCAAGTCTAACTCACTACAAATTTTGGTTTGTAGGTCATTGTATGAGAAACTTTTTGGTAATAGTATCCCTGTGACTTCATAATCAGTGTATATGCATTTATCCACAATTTTACCATTGTAGTAAAGCACCAATGTCATCAATTCCATTTGTCTGAGATTAACAATGTAAAGATTTTCAGAAAAAGGAATAGAACATGTCTAGTTGAATGTGCATAATGAGGTATAAATGTAATATTAACTTTTCtgttgaaaaattacaaatgtaTGTTAGGATAATCCTTTAATTACCTCTGTTTTATAGAGAAATTACCTCTGTTTTCTTAGCTTCTTTGGAGAAATTGAGTGTTTGTTGGAGCTGTTTTGTTGCTTTTTTCTGCAGGAAAGTTTGTATGAGGAACGAAGATGTTGTTGAGTTTTTCCAGTGGCGATTCTGAAGATTCGATTGATCAACTAATTCTCAGTTTGCACAGCTTCGATCGTGTATTTGATGATTAGAGAAACGCTATGGTGACGATCGACTTAATTTTTTGTGAAAATTGTGGTGATCGATCTGAAGCTTTTTTGGATATTGGCATGCACGATCGCTGAGTTTTTTTTTGCAGATGTAGGTGTTAAATCAAGGATGTTTTCACAATCGGTTGcctttttttttggtttgattTTTGGAATCGAGAGTTTCTGATGATTTTTCACAAGATCGGACCTTCCATTGTTGAGTTGCAGAGCTCTAATGGAGGTTCTGTTCATTGCTTCAATTATTTTTCTGGTGAGGTTAAAGTATATATAGGAGTTACTAATAGTGTATTGCTCatcttttttttccattttttcagGGAAATTTGGGCTGTTGATGTCGGTTGTTTCTTCAGCCGGAGAAGATGGTGGTTTCCTAAAATCACGTATATTAGTTTCCGTTTCGGTAGGGACATAAACGGTATTTGCTACAATTAATGACCGAAGGTTATATTGCTAATTTTGTTACATTTTAGGTATATTACTAAAAATTGCCCTAGAAAAATTCTCTGTTTTTTCAACATAGAGATGTCAAAATATCACATTTTGTGAGATTTAGCTCGGGTTTAATCCACATCgtatttttctaaccttttcataaattttgattatgggaattttttttttttttttttatgttaaaaaaaatgtaaatcgtgacaaataataaaaaaattatgacaCGATAATGTTAATTATGTTATCTACTACTTGTGTCATTAAGCATTTCTCTATatatttaacttttaaattatatgaaagaattaatttttattaattatatatattatacacaaTTGCTCCACATAAATTTAAAATCAacaagtttttttatttatttcatattattatctcttataataatagcctataatatttatttaagtgtcaaattaatgtatatattttagtaCGTCTAATAATAATGTGCTAAATTTAGTActaaattttgtattattttatcttttattttactttattgcATTAACTCATATTTACTTATATAAGGacatgaataaaaaattaatacaatgaTAAATAATatgctaaatatattttatcaaaaaatacatgtatacatatgctaaatataaattatttatttccaaCTATATAAAGCTCCTCCTCCGTGGACTCCATTTCCTGCTCACCTTAAACCttaacctctctctctctctctctctctctctctctctctctctctcatgggTTCAGACTCGTCTTCCACGGTTCGTCTCAATATAGGTTAGCTCCTTCTCTATCTTATATCTATACCTTTGCttaattttctatattgtatAATCTTTGGTACATTAATTACTTGAATGAATGTTCATCTCAAACTAAAAACCCCCTCAATTTTGATTACCTTATTAACATTCACAGATTATGATCAGATCCACTTGTCTATGACGATCGACTTTCCTTGATTAATTTTCATCTAATTACTACTTAGAGGAAAGAAGCAATGGCTTACTCTCTAATTCAGCTAATTAGCTGTATT is a genomic window of Cannabis sativa cultivar Pink pepper isolate KNU-18-1 chromosome 9, ASM2916894v1, whole genome shotgun sequence containing:
- the LOC115704472 gene encoding uncharacterized protein LOC115704472; the protein is MELMTLVLYYNGKIVDKCIYTDYEVTGILLPKSFSYNDLQTKICSELDLNNKTLISMEIQFQIRPTIPPMKIKDDSGCRFYEQIRKKNDDEAAYPLLINFSVSSDPNQSLSDQQLSCIPHSTQIDSNAEPYVQETEELPTTAQLAQTIAEYITDQVEKATNTSWENTSNIITDPRVESVQIGQLYKDKDTMKLAISLYAIKMNQQYKVKRSSSKDYSLICVDSNCKWYFLASKHGKTDMFKVRKLNDTHTCSLEIIYEDHPQATSDIIADCIKRRIINPKRNYKPNDIVEDIAEDYSISISYHKAWRAKEKATFDVKGSPYDSYNEIPGFLYMIQKCNPGTITDLVQDDEGRFKYCFFALASSIKGWNHCTPIIVVDATFLKNAYGGTLIVANAQDADRHIFPLAFAIVDSENDASWQYFMDKLKQTYGEREEQCIISDRHESIAKSVKMVFPNLMHGVCCFHLFQNIKSRFRKGGDELRDAFYQAKAYNLADFEGFMKEIDIIDNRIRPYLTNEVGLNKWTRVYSTNKRYSTMTSNISESVNSALKEVRELPIGTLLECLRCLVQRWTWTNKNRALATLTTLAKGPEKELKDKLDRSKKLQVETSNHAIYTVNELKSSYIVDIQKRHAHVKDSNMTKCHVLMQWQ